One part of the Haliaeetus albicilla chromosome 27, bHalAlb1.1, whole genome shotgun sequence genome encodes these proteins:
- the KCNMB1 gene encoding calcium-activated potassium channel subunit beta-1, which produces MLGKKLVTAQKRGETRALCLGLGMVACSTMMYFFIGITIVPFYTKSVWTTETVCKVLKANIMDKVLCPNSEGSEDEDIFPYPCLQVWVNLTASGQEVMLYQTEDTLERNPKCSYVPGKSENSKEVKARIETIASNFKKYQTFPCYYDPGGTQTNVILSRLYPPKGLLFAFLWPTLMFTGGCLIIVLVKISQYVSVLSAWQ; this is translated from the exons ATGCTGGGAAAAAAGTTGGTGACTGCACAGAAGCGGGGGGAGACAAGAGCCCTGTGCCTGGGACTGGGAATGGTCGCGTGCTCCACAATGATGTACTTCTTCATTGGGATCACCATTGTGCCATTCTACACTAAAAG tGTCTGGACAACAGAAACTGTGTGCAAGGTACTCAAAGCCAACATCATGGACAAAGTTCTCTGCCCAAACAGTGAAGGCTCAGAGGATGAGGATATCTTTCCTTATCCCTGTCTACAGGTGTGGGTTAATCTGACAGCCTCAGGACAAGAGGTTATGCTGTATCAGACTGAAGATACACTGGAAAGAAATCCTAAG tgcTCATATGTCCCAGGCAAGTCGGAGAACTCTAAAGAAGTTAAAGCACGAATAGAAACAATTGCAAGCAATTTCAAAAAATACCAGACTTTCCCATGCTACTACGACCCAGGAGGAACGCAGACCAATGTCATTTTAAGCAGACTTTATCCCCCGAAAGgcctcctctttgctttcctttggcCTACACTCATGTTTACTGGTGGATGTCTGATTATTGTTCTGGTAAAAATTAGTCAGTATGTTTCCGTTCTTTCCGCTTGGCAGTAG